From Planctomycetia bacterium:
GGAATCGGCAACACCTCGACCGTGGCGCGCTCGTCGTCGAGCGGCGCATAGGCGAGCGCCGAGTTCGTCGTCCCGAGGTCGATGCCGATGGCGTAACGCGCACTCATCCGATGTAGTTCCTCATGCCGACGGCAAGCCAAGGTGACAGGAAGCCTTCGTTATTTGATTTCAAGTTCGATCGGGGCGACGATCGTCTGTGCGGCTTCGCTGCCGGTCCAGGCGGGGAGTTCGCACCGTGTCGCTTGCCAACCATGGTGGGCTACCATCCCGCGAAACGGTGGCTTCCCGACGACGTTGCCGGTAAGGCGAAAGCGGGCCGCATCGAACCCCTCGGCGACTTCCAACGGGCTTCCCTCCGCTTGCTCGGTCGCCGGCCGGAGCGCGAAGATCCGTTCGATCGCAGCGGCGCAATCGCGATGCACGTCGCGCACCGCGGCGCCGATCTGAGCGTCGTCGTAGGCCGAGATGGACTCCTTCAGGAAATCGACCAAGCGTGCCTCGCGCTGCAAGGCGAAAAGGAGGCTAAGGGCATCGTTGCGCGTCGGCTTGGGCTTCGCCGGCGCAGCCGCTTTGACCGGGCTCGGCGCCGCGGCGGGGACGTTTTCCGGAGCGGCTTTCGCCGGTTGCGGGCTCGCCGAACCGTCTAACAGCAGCGCTACGCGACCGGCGAATTCTTGGTTCCCAAGCGCTCGGAAAAAGGACTTCAAGGCGATGGCTAGCCGACCCACGGCAACTCCTTAGAAAAGGCGAATGCACACAGAATGGCGGTCGCAGCCGTGAGTTGTCAACCCATGCGGAATTGCCGCCGCTCGACGCGCGGCTGAGCTTCCATTTTAGGAGGAGACCAACTAAGGTTAATGCCCTCGGCGCAGCGAAGATACGTCGAAACCACACACGGCCGACCGGCGGGAGACGAGACGCTTTCCCGGCGCGGTCGGGGCTACTACTTTTTCCTTATCATATCGGTCGGGTAGTTCATGCGCATCGCAGTGATCGGAACGGGATACGTCGGGCTGGTGAGCGGAACTTGTTTTGCCGATAGCGGCAACGAGGTGATTTGCGTCGATATCGATGCGGCTAAGATCGAGGCTCTGAAGCGCGGTGAGATTCCGATCTTCGAGCCGGGCCTGACCGAGATGGTGATCCACAACATCGAGGCCGACCGCCTCCACTTCACGACCGATCTCGCGGCCGGTGTGCGCGAGGCCGACCTCGTGTTCCTCGCCGTCGGCACGCCGAGCGCGCACGACGGCTCGGCCGACTTGACGAACCTCTGGAAGGTCGTCGAACAGATGGCGAGCCACTTGCCGACGCAAGCGATCGTCGTGACGAAAAGCACGGTGCCGGTCGGCACGAACGCCGGCATTCGCGCTCGGCTGAAAGCCGCGACCGGCCGCGATTGCGACGTCGCGAGCAATCCGGAATTCTTAAAAGAAGGGGCCGCGATCGACGACTTCGTAAAGCCCGACCGCGTGGTCGTCGGCGTGACGAGCACGCGCGCGGCCGAAGCGCTCCGCACGCTCTATCATCCGTTTCTACGAACGGAAAAACCGTTTCTCGTTATGTCGCCCGAAAGCGCGGAGATGACGAAGTACGTCGCCAACGCGCTGCTGTCGACGAAGATCAGCTTCATCAACGAGATGGCGAATCTGTGCGAACTGATGGCGGCCGACGTGAACGACGTGCGCCGCGGCATCGGCACCGATAGCCGAATCGGGCTCGCTTTTCTTTTTCCCGGCGTCGGCTACGGCGGCAGCTGCTTTCCGAAAGACGTGCGGGCCTTGGAGTCGATGGCGAAGAGCAAAGGGTACGAGCTCAAGATTTTGCCGGCCGTCGATGCGGTGAACGATCGGCAGAAGACCGTGCTCTTGGAAAAAGTGCTGAAGCATTTCGGCAACGATACGGCAGGGAAGACGATCGCCGTGTGGGGGCTGGCCTTCAAGCCGCGCACAGACGACATTCGCGAAGCGCCGGCCTTGGCGATGATCGATCAACTGCTTGCGCGCGGGGCGAAGATTCAGGTCCACGACCCGGAAGCGATGGAGAACGTGCGCAAGAAATACGGCGACAAGCTGCACTATGCCGATCGCCCGTACGACACGCTAATCGACGCCGACGCGCTGTTGATTATGACCGAATGGAAGGAGTTTCAGAATTTGAATCTCGCGGCCATTCGGAAGCTGATGCGCAAGCCGGTCATTTTCGACGGCCGCAACATCTACGAACCGAAAGCGCTGCGCGACGCCGGCTTCACCTACTATAGCATCGGCCGGGCTCCGGTTTTGCCGTAAGCAGAGCAACGCGTTCGGTTTCGTCGGGACATTATTCGAGACACTCGGGAGCGACAGAGCGGCGATGAGCAACAAGATCAAACGGATCGTCGTAACCGGTGGGGCCGGGTTTCTCGGCTCGAAGCTCTGCACGCGGCTCGTCGAACAAGGAGACGACGTCATCTGCGTCGACAACTTCTTCACGAGCCAGAAGAGCAACGTCGATCATCTGCTCGCAAAGCCGAACTTCGAGCTGCTGCGCCACGACGTCACGCACCCGTTGTGGCTCGAAGTCGATGAGATCTACAACTTGGCTTGCCCCGCCGCGCCGGGCCATTATCAATACAACCCGATCAAGACGATGAAAACGTCGGTGATGGGGGCGATCAACATGCTGGGCATGGCGAAGCGCTGCCGCGCGAAGATCCTGCAAGCGTCGACCAGCGAAGTGTACGGCGATCCCGAGGTGCATCCGCAGCCGGAGTCGTATCGCGGGAGCGTCAACCCGATCGGCACGCGCGCCTGCTACGACGAAGGGAAGCGCGCCGCCGAAACGCTGTTTATGGATTACTGGCGGATGAACCATGTGAACATCCGGTTGATCCGGATCTTCAACACTTACGGGCCCGGGATGCATCCCTACGACGGGCGCGTGGTGTCGAACTTCATTCAGCAAGCGCTCGAAGGAAAAGATCTGACGATCTTCGGCGACGGAAGCCAAACGCGGAGCTTCTGCTATCGCGACGACTTGATCGAAGGGATGATCCGGATGATGAACGGGCCGGACGAGTTCGTCGGGCCGGTGAACCTCGGCAACCCGACCGAGTTCACGATCTTGGAGCTTGCGAAGCTCGTGATCGAGCTGACCGGCGCGAAAGGGAAGATCATCGAGAAGCCGCTACCGGCCGACGATCCGAAACAGCGCAAGCCCGACATCACGCTGGCGAAGAAATGGCTCGACTGGGAACCGACGATCCCGCTGCGCGAAGGGCTCAAGAAAACGATCGAGTGGTTCCGCTCGATCGACATGCGCAAGTATCGGCCGCCGACGCCGAACTACTAAACGACTCGTCGAGCCGTAGCGCCGTTATTCGTTCGCGCTCGGCAACTTGCTGGAAGATTGCGTCGCTCGGAATGCGCTCGAGCATTTCGCTTCTTGGATGTCGTCGCCCGATCTTCCGCGGTCTCTCTATTGTGACGCAGTGAACTCGTCGCCTACGCGCCAGGCTGCGCGAAACCTCACCAGCGGCGGACGATGTTCGACACACGTGACCGCCCGACGGTTCGATTTCGATGAATTATCACGGCTTACGCGTGCCGCTAGCAGTTGGGCACCCTGTTTGCATTGGTGTTGATTCAAGTGTCCTGAAACTTGAGTTGCCGCTCGTTCACCATTGCAAAAACTACCCCGACTCGGGAAATGATTTATGAAAACGATTTTCTTCGCCGTCGTGTTCGTCGCCGTCTGCGTTTACGCGCTGGAAGTTCGACCTGAAAAGTTGTTTGCGTCGAAGCGTGTGCCTCTCGCGCCGCCGGCGATACCGACCGGCGAGCGGTTCTATGTCGTCCTCTTGGCGCATCAGAATCAGGAGAACGAAATCGCGATGTCGCACACGTTTGCCGTGTTTCTCAGGACGAGCGGCACCGGCGCCGAGCACCAAGTGTTAGAGACGCGCACGATCAATTGGCTCCCTGTTTCCGGCCATGTTTCGATCGTCCGGCCTGCTGAGCCGGGCATCAATAAGAGCCTCGCGGAAACTCTTGCGTGGGCGAAACAACGCGGCCTCGAGCTCACGATGCGCGGGCCCTACGAGATCGATGCGGAGTTCTTCGGGCGGGCGGCGGCACAAGTCGCGCGGCTCGAACGCGGCGATTTTAAGTATCGTTGCTTCAATACCCAGTCGCGAAACACGGCCAAGAATTGCATCCATGCCGTAGCGGACATCTTCGAAGATCAGGGCCGGATCGACACAGGCAGCGCTCGCGGACACGAGGCGATGCTGAAAGTCGCCGAATACTTCCAGCCACGCTTCAAGGGCAAAGAACTCTTGGCCGCCGACGCCGAGCCGCTGCTGGCGAAACTCAATCTGCAGGATCTTCGCAAGCAGGCCGGCGAGCAAAACCTCGGAGCGGTCGCTGCCGGAGAGTGAGGCGGCCTGAGAGGCCGATGCAGTTCGCTAGGCGTCGTGCGCGCGGAGCATCATCGCGGTTTCTTCGCGAAGGATATAGAGCGTCATTCGGGTTTCCCAGACGAGTAGCCCGGAACCGACAACCAGACCGCCGACGCCGACCATTCCGGCGCATAGCGCGATGCCGAGCGCGATCTGCCGCGGCAGGTCTTGCTGTACGACGAAGAGCGCCCCGGCGACGAGCGAAATCAGACTCGCCGCTCCGAACGAGCCGACGGAAACGTAGAACGCCGTGAGTGCCCGAACGAGCAGCAAGGCCCGTCGCTCGGCATATCGCAACTGGCGAACGCGAAACGCCTTCGCGGGATCATCGGTGCGAGGTTGATCGCCGACTTCTTTCGACAGCGCTCGGGCCCGATCGATCGCCCGCGCGAAACGATTCGCCGTGCCGAGCGACATGATCGACGAAGCGTTCGTTAAGATCGCGGGAGCCGCAATGAAAGTAAGCAGGCTGAGCGGATTCGCCGCGAGTGGTTCCATCGAATATCGGCGCCCTGTGCGAGAAATTAGATCGTGAACGGTGCGCGATACTTGCGGCTCGTAAGGGCCTGCGCTTCCGAGTCGTCGATAACGGCCTCTTTCACGGCGTCCCAGCGGATCTTGCGACCGGTTTGAATTGCGATGTTGCCGAGATGGCAAGCCGTGGCCGCGCGATGACCGATCTCGATCTCGCACACCGGCGGCTTGCGCGACGCCACGCATTCCAAGAAGTTGCGATGATGGTTCTCGCTCACATACAGCCGCACATCTTCGGCCTTGAGCGGCTCCTTCAACAAGTATTCCGGCTCGACGACGATCTTGCCGCGGGCTACGAAAATCCTTCCTTCGGAGCCGATGAACGTTACCCCGCCGGGAATGTCTTTCTGCTGCTGGCCGACGATCATCGTCACGTCGTTCGGGTACTTATACGTGACGCGGCAGGTCTCGGTGACTTCGTGCCAATGCTGCGGGTGGAACGTGCCGGTCCCTTCGATTTCGAGTGGGCCGGATTCGTCCATTCCCATGCCCCAATGCGCGATGTCGATATGATGCGCGCCGAAGTTCGTCATCTGCCCGCCCGAGTAGTCGCGAAAGAAGCGGAAGTTGTAATGGACGTGGTTCTTGTTATACGCGCGCTCCGGGGCGGGCCCGAGCCAGGCGTTGAAATCGAGCTCCGGCGGTGGAGCGCTGTCGGGAATCGGCTCGCCGGGATGATTCGGCTTCGGGATCCCCACCAACACTTCCTTCAACTTCCCGAGCCGGCCGGAGCGGACCAACTCGCAAGCCTGCCGGAACTTTTCGTCGGAACGTTGCTGCGAACCGGTTTGCACGATCCGCTTTCCCGCGCGGACCGCGTCGATCATCTTGCGCCCTTCGAAGATCGTGTGCGTCAGCGGCTTCTCGCAATAGACGTCTTTTCCGGCCAGGCAAGCGTCGATCGTCATCCGGGCGTGCCAATGGTCGGGCGTGCTGATGACGATCGCGTCGATGTCTTGCCGATCGAGCAGCTTGCGATAATCGGCGACCCCTTCGACGTCGCGCATAAGCACCTTCTGCATCGCGGCTTGCGCATCGGCTAGCACTTTCGAGTCGACATCGCACACCGGGCCGACCGTGCAGAGCGAACCATCGAGCTTCGAGAAGCTTCTTAAGTTCGACATCCCTTGGTTCTTCACGCCGATGTGCCCGGTGACGATCCGGTCGTTCGCGCCGAAGGCCGAGCGGGGGACGAAATACGGCGCCGCCAGCGCAGCCGAAGCGGCCAGCGAAGTCTTGAGGAATCGCCGCCGCGAAACTTGCGGAACCGAAGCCGAAACCGAAGCAGCGTGCGCACGATCGAGGGGCAAAGACATGGCAAAGGTTCCGGGCGAGGTTTCCGAGGAAGTGGCGGCGAACATCGAGCGACGGCGAAGGGAGAGGCGATCCCGTTATATTCGGAGCAACCGATGTTTTCTACCTGCGCTCCGCTGGAGCCGACGGTCGTGAGCGTGAAGAGCCTGCGCCGCGAGCGCGCCCCGGCTTGAAAACCGGCCCGACGTCACCTATAACGGAACCTCGCCGCGGACGTGGCGAAACTGTTTTTGACGCCCGTTTCTGTCATCTAGAGTGACCGATTATGTGGCGCCTATCGCATCTCTGTATGCCGCCGAATCTCTTGCCGGCGATTTCGTATAATCGCTGTCGGATAAACGACAACCGTGAGGCCGACGCGATGGCTAAAGCAATTCAAAAACAGATTCTTTTCATCTCGCACGTCGCCGAAGAGATTGCGATAGGCAAGGCGTTTGAGAAGCTGATAGACGAAACGTTTATGGGCCTAATGAAGCCGTTCGTTTCCGATATCCCGTTGGGTCTGCAATGGTACGAGACCATTAGTAAGAATTTGAAAGACTGCTCGGCCGGAGTCGTAATGGTCGGTCCGAGGTCGGTACGACGGCCTTGGATCAATTGGGAATCTGGAGCGATATGGGGGCAGGGCAAAAAGATTATTCCCCTATGCCACTCAGGATTGATACCGACCAAGTTGCCATACCCGTTGCAAGGTCTTCAAGCGGGAATAGCTACCGATGCTGAATCTCTAAACTTGGTTCTTTCAGTTGTCGCACAATGCTTAGGCTGCAACATGCGAACGGTCAACGTTCAGCCGTTTATTGATGCGGTTAAAGCATTCGAGATAGACGACGCAAAAAACAATCTTTTGATTAAGAATGAAGGATCGACCGACGTTGACGGAATGGGAAAACACGAAGTCGACATTATGAGTGCGTTACTCACGAACCTAGATAATCCCGAAGCAGCAGTACCGACAGATGAGATTTATAAAGTTGCGACATCGATGGGGCATTCTCGTAATGCAATTACGCTCGGTCTCGGGATGCTCAAGCGTAGGGGGCTAATCGAGTTTGCCGACCACGGAAATTATAGTAATGACGTGTGGTTCGTCACCAAGCCAACGCCCGATGGTTGGGAATGGCTTTATTCAAACTCGCACTTATTCATAATGACGGCGGAACCCGAACCAGCCGCCAAGACTAACGACGACGGGCCACCGTTGCGACGACCGGGTATTAGTCCGATAAGGGAAAAGCCCATTCGTCGGCCTCCTGTTGATGATGGAGACATTCCTTTTTAGACACCGGGCATGGACAGCAATGTCTTCTTTTACCCGCGAGCGAATATGCGAAATGGCTTTGTATGCGCATTCGCGCACGCATGTGCTGAAAGCTCTCCGCTCGGAATCAAGTCTTGTACTCTCTCAAGTGAGTTCATGCTAAGATGGCGGCAGCCCTCCGCCGCTTCTAGCTTGCCCGCCTCGTGATATCGTTCGCTCGCGTCACGCCCTTCGAGTGCGATCTATGCCACGCTCGATCTTTTCGCTTTTCATCGTCGGTTTGACGATCGCCTGTGCGGGCGCACCCATCTGCGCCGAAGAAAAGAAGACCTACGACGGGCCGAATTGCCTGGCCCCGGTCGATGATTTCTTTGCGAACGAGGTTTGGGCGAAGGTCGGGGCGCAGGCGTGTTTGAACTGTCATAAAATCGGAGGGGATGCCGAAGAGAGCAAGTTCGTGCTGCGCGATCCGAGCCGGAGCCAAGGGACGGCCCGCAGCGAGGCGCTGCTGCACAATCGGGATGCGTTTGCGCGGATGGCGAAGCTGCGCGAGGGAGACCGCTCGCGGATCCTCGTGAAGGTGACCGGCGGACTCGAGCACGGCGGCAGCGACGTCCTGAAAGCCGACTCGACCGGCTATCGGATCCTCGCCGATTTCGTGCATCGCACGACAGCCCCGAGCGCGGCGGTTGCGCCGCAGATCAAGATCGACGAGCAGAACGTCCGCGCGTTCTTCGACGGCATCGTGATGGTCGACGATAAAAAACTGTTGCGACGTCTGACCCTCTCCTTAGCCGGCCGGCTGCCGACCGCGGCGGAGCTGGCGGCGGTGAGCTCGCAGGGACGAAAAGCGATCCCGGCGCTGCTCGACGGCATGATGAAGGAAGAAGCGTTCTACACGCGGCTGCGCGAAGCGTTCAACGATATCTTTCTCACGGTCGGTTTCGAGGACAACCCTGAGACCGTGCTGTCGTACGAGCATTTCAGCAAGACGCGCAATTGGACGCAGAGCTTCGACCTGAGCCGCATCAAAGACGAGAAGGAACGGACGCAGGCCGGCTACAAACTCTCGGGCGACTATCGCAAAGCGATCCTCGGCGAGCCGATGAAGCTCATCGAACATATCGTGCGCAACGACCGACCGTTCACCGAGATCATCACGGCCGACTACATCATGGTCACGCCGTTTTCGGCCCGCGGCTACGGCATCTACGACGAACTGAAAGGGAAGTTCGCGCTCCCGGAGAATCCGCAGGAATACATTCCGGTGAAGCTCAAGGCGCTCGTCGCCCGCACGCCGAACGACAACCAAGAATCGGCGACCGGCTTCTACCCGCACGCGGGCATTCTGAGCACGTTTCAGTATTTGCGCCGCTACCCGACGACGGAAACCAACCGCAATCGTCTCCGTTCGCGGATGTTCTATCAGCACTTTCTCGGGATCGACGCCTTAGAGTTGGCGGCGCGCGTGTCCGACGCCGCGGCCGTAACGGCGAAGTTCGAGATCCCGACGATGCAAGCCTCGGAGTGCGTCGTGTGTCATCGGTCGCTCGATCCGGTGGCGAGCTTGTTTCAAGACTACTACAAGTTCGAGGGAGTGTACGGCCGGCGCAAAGAGGGTTGGTATAAGGATATGTTCGGCGCGGGCTTCGAAGGGGAAGAGATGCCGCCGGCCGAGCGTTGGCGAGCGCTGCAATGGCTCGGCGAGCGGACCGTGAAGGACCCGCGCTTCGCGACGGCGATGGTCGAGCATGTGTACTACATTCTCGCCGGCCGCAAGGTGCTGTTGCCGCCGAAAGAGCTCGACGATCCTCTCTACGCCGCGAAGAGCCGCGCCTATCAGGCTCAGCGGCGCGAAGTCGAAGCGATCGCCGTGCGCTTCGCGCAAGACAAGTTCAACTTGAAGACCGCCTTTCGAGCCTGGGCCGAGTCCGACTTCTACCGGGCCGACGGCTTACGCTCTGCCGCGGCAAGCCCGCAACGCGAGGCCGAGCTCGACGACATCGGCCTCGCTCGCATGCTCTCCCCCGAGCAGTTGGAGCGGAAGCTCGCCGCCGTGTTCGAAGAACGCTGGGGCCGGCTCACGGATCAAATGGCGATGCTCTACGGCGGGATCGATTCCAAGGAAGTAACGGAACGTGCCGCCGACCCGAGCGGCGCGATGGGTGCGATCCAACGGATCATGTCGAACGACGTCGCTTGCAAACAAACCGCGCGCGACTTCGCCCGCCCGCCTGCCGAACGTCGACTGTTCCCCGGCATCGAGCCCGACGTCGTGCCGGGCAATTCTCCCGACGGAGACGCCGCGCTTCGGCGGGCGATCGCGCACCTGCATCAGCGCATTCTCGGCCGCGACGATGCCGTGGACTCGACCGAAGTCGACCGGACCTGGGAGCTTTTCGCCGGCATCATCGACGACGCGCACCAACAGAAAAGTTTCGAGAAACGCGAGAGCTACTACTGTCGCCAAGGGCTTCCCGAGCCTTTGACGAACGATCCGCACTACACGCTGCGCGCTTGGCGCGGCGTCGTCACTTATCTCCTGCGACGGCAGGAATTTCTTTACGAGTAGGCCCATGCGACGCGATTTTCTGAAATACTGCGGCCTGGTCGGTCTCGGGCTCGCCGCGCCGATCCGCTTCCCAGGCGCTGCGCGCGCGGCCACCGACGACGCCCCCTACGAGGGCCCGTTGTACGTCGTGTTCAACGCTTCCGGCGGTTGGGACACGACCTACTTGATGGACCCGAAAGGGGTCGGCGAAATCAACCGCTTGTACAAGGCCGGCGACATTCAAACGCGGGGCGAGCACAAGTTCGCCCCGACAAAGAAACACATCGCGGCCGGCATGAGCAACGAAGAGTTCTACGCCGAGTTCGGCGACGAGCTGCTCACGTTCAACGGCCTCGACTATTCGGTGAACAACCACGCACCCGGCTCGCGCTACATGGCGACCGGCAAGCTCGACAGCATGGCCTACCCGACGTTTGCCGCGCTCGTCGCCGCGTGCCAAGGGCCTGCTTGTCCGCTGTCGTTTTTGACGTTCGGCAACTATTCGACGACGGGCAACCTCGTCGCGATGTCGCGCGTGCCGTATTTGCCGTCGCTGCAAAAGCTGGCGAATGCCGATGCCGTCGAAGGGAATCGGCGCGCGCCGTATCACGACTCGTTCGTGCTCGAGCGGATCGAGCGGACGCTCGAGGAAGGGAACAAATCGCGGGCCGCGGAAGTCCGTCTGCCGCGCATCGAACGAGCCGACAACATGCTCTACGCCGCGCAAGCGAACTCCAAAGCGCTCGAGCGGGTCACCCCTTACATTCCGACGACGTCTCCCAAGGAGCGGCTGTCGCAACAAGTCGAGATCGCGCTTGCGTCGTTCAAAGCCGGCGTCTGCGTCTCGGCGAACCTCTCGATCGGTCAATTCGATAGCCACGCCAACAACGATCCCGACCAGATGAAGCTCCTGCCGGAATTTCTCGCCGGCATCGCGTATCTGTTCCGCCGCGCGGAAGAGTTGAAGATTCGCGACCGCTTGGTCGTAGTCGTGCAGAGCGAGATGGGACGGACGCCGACCTACAACAAAGGAAACGGCAAA
This genomic window contains:
- a CDS encoding DUF2760 domain-containing protein, whose translation is MGRLAIALKSFFRALGNQEFAGRVALLLDGSASPQPAKAAPENVPAAAPSPVKAAAPAKPKPTRNDALSLLFALQREARLVDFLKESISAYDDAQIGAAVRDVHRDCAAAIERIFALRPATEQAEGSPLEVAEGFDAARFRLTGNVVGKPPFRGMVAHHGWQATRCELPAWTGSEAAQTIVAPIELEIK
- a CDS encoding UDP-glucose/GDP-mannose dehydrogenase family protein, whose product is MRIAVIGTGYVGLVSGTCFADSGNEVICVDIDAAKIEALKRGEIPIFEPGLTEMVIHNIEADRLHFTTDLAAGVREADLVFLAVGTPSAHDGSADLTNLWKVVEQMASHLPTQAIVVTKSTVPVGTNAGIRARLKAATGRDCDVASNPEFLKEGAAIDDFVKPDRVVVGVTSTRAAEALRTLYHPFLRTEKPFLVMSPESAEMTKYVANALLSTKISFINEMANLCELMAADVNDVRRGIGTDSRIGLAFLFPGVGYGGSCFPKDVRALESMAKSKGYELKILPAVDAVNDRQKTVLLEKVLKHFGNDTAGKTIAVWGLAFKPRTDDIREAPALAMIDQLLARGAKIQVHDPEAMENVRKKYGDKLHYADRPYDTLIDADALLIMTEWKEFQNLNLAAIRKLMRKPVIFDGRNIYEPKALRDAGFTYYSIGRAPVLP
- a CDS encoding SDR family oxidoreductase; the encoded protein is MSNKIKRIVVTGGAGFLGSKLCTRLVEQGDDVICVDNFFTSQKSNVDHLLAKPNFELLRHDVTHPLWLEVDEIYNLACPAAPGHYQYNPIKTMKTSVMGAINMLGMAKRCRAKILQASTSEVYGDPEVHPQPESYRGSVNPIGTRACYDEGKRAAETLFMDYWRMNHVNIRLIRIFNTYGPGMHPYDGRVVSNFIQQALEGKDLTIFGDGSQTRSFCYRDDLIEGMIRMMNGPDEFVGPVNLGNPTEFTILELAKLVIELTGAKGKIIEKPLPADDPKQRKPDITLAKKWLDWEPTIPLREGLKKTIEWFRSIDMRKYRPPTPNY
- a CDS encoding DUF2721 domain-containing protein, translated to MEPLAANPLSLLTFIAAPAILTNASSIMSLGTANRFARAIDRARALSKEVGDQPRTDDPAKAFRVRQLRYAERRALLLVRALTAFYVSVGSFGAASLISLVAGALFVVQQDLPRQIALGIALCAGMVGVGGLVVGSGLLVWETRMTLYILREETAMMLRAHDA
- a CDS encoding Gfo/Idh/MocA family oxidoreductase yields the protein MSLPLDRAHAASVSASVPQVSRRRFLKTSLAASAALAAPYFVPRSAFGANDRIVTGHIGVKNQGMSNLRSFSKLDGSLCTVGPVCDVDSKVLADAQAAMQKVLMRDVEGVADYRKLLDRQDIDAIVISTPDHWHARMTIDACLAGKDVYCEKPLTHTIFEGRKMIDAVRAGKRIVQTGSQQRSDEKFRQACELVRSGRLGKLKEVLVGIPKPNHPGEPIPDSAPPPELDFNAWLGPAPERAYNKNHVHYNFRFFRDYSGGQMTNFGAHHIDIAHWGMGMDESGPLEIEGTGTFHPQHWHEVTETCRVTYKYPNDVTMIVGQQQKDIPGGVTFIGSEGRIFVARGKIVVEPEYLLKEPLKAEDVRLYVSENHHRNFLECVASRKPPVCEIEIGHRAATACHLGNIAIQTGRKIRWDAVKEAVIDDSEAQALTSRKYRAPFTI
- a CDS encoding toll/interleukin-1 receptor domain-containing protein gives rise to the protein MAKAIQKQILFISHVAEEIAIGKAFEKLIDETFMGLMKPFVSDIPLGLQWYETISKNLKDCSAGVVMVGPRSVRRPWINWESGAIWGQGKKIIPLCHSGLIPTKLPYPLQGLQAGIATDAESLNLVLSVVAQCLGCNMRTVNVQPFIDAVKAFEIDDAKNNLLIKNEGSTDVDGMGKHEVDIMSALLTNLDNPEAAVPTDEIYKVATSMGHSRNAITLGLGMLKRRGLIEFADHGNYSNDVWFVTKPTPDGWEWLYSNSHLFIMTAEPEPAAKTNDDGPPLRRPGISPIREKPIRRPPVDDGDIPF
- a CDS encoding DUF1501 domain-containing protein — encoded protein: MRRDFLKYCGLVGLGLAAPIRFPGAARAATDDAPYEGPLYVVFNASGGWDTTYLMDPKGVGEINRLYKAGDIQTRGEHKFAPTKKHIAAGMSNEEFYAEFGDELLTFNGLDYSVNNHAPGSRYMATGKLDSMAYPTFAALVAACQGPACPLSFLTFGNYSTTGNLVAMSRVPYLPSLQKLANADAVEGNRRAPYHDSFVLERIERTLEEGNKSRAAEVRLPRIERADNMLYAAQANSKALERVTPYIPTTSPKERLSQQVEIALASFKAGVCVSANLSIGQFDSHANNDPDQMKLLPEFLAGIAYLFRRAEELKIRDRLVVVVQSEMGRTPTYNKGNGKDHWSIGSIMFLGRGIKGNRVVGATDEKQFHIPVDPKSLACDKEKGIRVRPEHIHTALREFAGIAEHPFSKKFPLGVVEKERLQGLWG